A single genomic interval of Gopherus evgoodei ecotype Sinaloan lineage chromosome 11, rGopEvg1_v1.p, whole genome shotgun sequence harbors:
- the YBEY gene encoding endoribonuclease YbeY isoform X1, whose translation MSLVIRNLQKVIPLRRIPLRRRIEILQKILDVQQFDLGIICVNNRNIQLLNNTYRQKNVPTDVLSFPFHENLKAGELPQPNFRDEYNLGDVFLGVEYIYEQCQENGEDYYSILTVTAAHGLCHLLGYQHNTEAEWEQMYQKEKQILEELNGITGANLQPLTKNHF comes from the exons ATGAGTTTAGTCATTCGAAATCTGCAGAAAGTCATCCCCCTCAGGCGAATCCCACTTCGCAGAAGAATAGAAATCCTTCAGAAGATTTTGGACGTGCAGCAATTTGACCTGGGTATTATCTGTGTTAATAACAGAAACATTCAACTTCTCAATAACACCTACAGGCAAAAAAATGTCCCCACGGATGTGCTTTCCTTCCCTTTTCATGAg AATCTGAAAGCAGGTGAGCTGCCTCAGCCTAATTTTCGAGACGAATACAATCTCGGTGATGTTTTCCTAGGAGTAGAGTATATCTATGAGCAGTGCCAAGAAAATGGAGAGGATTACTACAGCATTCTTACA GTGACTGCAGCTCATGGACTGTGCCATTTGCTGGGATACCAGCACAACACAGAAGCGGAGTGGGAGCAG ATGTatcagaaggaaaaacaaattctTGAGGAGCTAAATGGAATCACTGGTGCAAACCTCCAGCCACTGACTAAAAACCATTTCTGA
- the YBEY gene encoding endoribonuclease YbeY isoform X2, translating to MSLVIRNLQKVIPLRRIPLRRRIEILQKILDVQQFDLGIICVNNRNIQLLNNTYRQKNVPTDVLSFPFHENLKAGELPQPNFRDEYNLGDVFLGVEYIYEQCQENGEDYYSILTTGDCSSWTVPFAGIPAQHRSGVGADVSEGKTNS from the exons ATGAGTTTAGTCATTCGAAATCTGCAGAAAGTCATCCCCCTCAGGCGAATCCCACTTCGCAGAAGAATAGAAATCCTTCAGAAGATTTTGGACGTGCAGCAATTTGACCTGGGTATTATCTGTGTTAATAACAGAAACATTCAACTTCTCAATAACACCTACAGGCAAAAAAATGTCCCCACGGATGTGCTTTCCTTCCCTTTTCATGAg AATCTGAAAGCAGGTGAGCTGCCTCAGCCTAATTTTCGAGACGAATACAATCTCGGTGATGTTTTCCTAGGAGTAGAGTATATCTATGAGCAGTGCCAAGAAAATGGAGAGGATTACTACAGCATTCTTACA ACAGGTGACTGCAGCTCATGGACTGTGCCATTTGCTGGGATACCAGCACAACACAGAAGCGGAGTGGGAGCAG ATGTatcagaaggaaaaacaaattctTGA